In the Oncorhynchus nerka isolate Pitt River linkage group LG6, Oner_Uvic_2.0, whole genome shotgun sequence genome, tgagacccagatgcagacacaggaggcagatggttcgagtctgatatttattataatcccagGAGCAGGCAATAAAGTGGTGgtggacaggcaaaagatcataaacaaggtcagagtccaggaggtacagagtggcaggcaggctcaaggtcagatcaggcagtatggtcaggcaggcgggttcagagtcaaagcaggcaagggtcaaaaccgggaggactatcaAAAGAGAGATAAGAAAAAGCAGGCGCATGAAAAAACATGCTGTGATttgacaagatgaactggcaacagacaagcaCCGGAAATAAATACCCAGGGACTAATGCGGAAaacgggtgacacctggaggtgggtggagacaatcacaaagacaggtgaaaacagatcagggcgtgacagtactccCCACCCCTCCACTAGGGGCGCCACCTGGTGTTCTACCTGGGCTCATACCTGGCTGACCAGGGTGCCAGCGGTGAAAGTCAGTGATGAGAgctgggtccaggatgtctttaacgggaacccagcacctctcctccgggccataaccctcccagtaaaccaggtactggaaacccctgccccgtggtccaaaaatgtcaaaaagttccgttacagtccagagaaacatgtcaaacggtgtatagaatcaatcttttggatgtttttaacataaatcttcaataatgtacCAAGCattggtaaacagtttataatgGCAATAAGGCACTGCTAATATTCtgccaatataccactgctaagggctgtgtccaggcactggGCGTTGCGTCacgcttaagaacagcccttagccatggtatattggccatataccacacccccttggcccttattgcttaaatatagcaCTCTCTTGTGCCTTATTTTTTAATGGTTAGATTTTGCTATTGTTATATATTCTAATGAGACCATGTTGAAAATTGTTACAGTCCCATTTCTCATTTTATTATCCCAGTCTTAGATATGGACCTGgaattgaaaaaatatataaatgttaTTTTAAGACCCTTAAACGATGTAATTACAATGTAATTACACAAAGAGTGAAACACTGTAACTGCTATGCAGGTTGACACAGTTACCAGGTACTTAACTGCTTTGCAGCTGACTGCAAACAAACTCTCACTGCAGTGCTTATACAGTACCTATACAGTACCCTTCTTGTGTCGTCATAATTCTAGGATGTAGGTTAAACCAATTAACTTGGGTTTGATTGTAATCTAGTAATGCAATTTTCTCATGAGTAATTGAATGCATCGCTGAAGGTTTGAGCGTTGCCAAGCCATTGACACAGAGTGCCTACATTCACTAGCATTTAAAAGCTATTAAACTACCATATACCCTACATGTAAATACACATCTACCACACAATAAGAATTCAATTTATGCGTAGGATTCAGTCATCTTCATGATGATTAAGACCACTTTGGCTCAAGGTCTCCTTGAAAACATCATATTCTGCATCAGCTTAAAAACATGGTACAGCCTACATTCAACATTTTGTACCTTgacctttcttcctctcttttctctgtctacCTTACACCTTACTCTCCAGTGGGCCCCCCCATACTCTTATATACAGCCAGTCACAAGACTAAGTCCCCTCCACTTCTGTGATTATACCTATATAACCTGAGTGAGAGTTGGCACCTagcctctgtctgtctttcttttctCTTTTATTAGGCCTCAGGGGTCAAGGTAAGGTCTAGGGGCCCCAACCAGGGCTTTAATACCTGTCACAAAGGGGACCCAAACGGGACTTTGATACCTGTCACAAAGGGGCACCAAACAGCACTTTGATACGTGTTACAAAGGGGACCCAAACAGGGCTTTGATACCTATTACAAAGGGGACGCAAACAGGGTTCTCATACCTGTCACAAAGGGGCCCCAAACAAGGCTTTGATACCTATTACAAAGGGGACGCAAACAGGGTTCTCATACCTGTCACAAAGGGGCCCCAAACAGGGCTTTGATACCTGTCACACAGGGGCCCCAAATACCACAAAAGGCAGTGTAAGAATTAATGTGTACAAATACCACACCATATGATGTGGGAACTACTGATGTTGGTTGGAACTAGTGATGATTACTTCTATGTGAAAACAAACTCCCTTTGCGCACAATCTCAAAGTCTAAAAACACAACATGTACAACAAAGTGTTTGTTGCTTACATGAATGAGTATAAATAACCACACTTTCCAAATCAACAAGACAATACCACTTTTGGTCAAGGAGCAGCATAGGATAATCAGTAGTTCAGCAGCATTGCCTTACTTTGGCAGGTCTTCCTATCAAACAGCAGAACATAACCCTTGGGACATGTGCAGAAGTAGGAGCCTGGAATGTAAGAGTCGTTGACATCTAGGATGTGATTATTGTGGGTCATTCACTTTAGGTTGACGTTCTCTGCCTCACCCCCTGAGTACTAATTGACTTGCCGTATGGTCCAGGATTTCACATCAGTGTAGTAGACTTGATCCAGGGACACAAACATCCCCAAAGATTGACACCTGATGGGAAGAATACTGAGAAGTTAGCAATGATATACACCAATCTACAAGTGATATCTAATTATGAACTACTCTAGTGCCAAACACAGATAGCTGCCCTAATGCAACATGATCTCAATAGAATATTTCAACACAGTGGACCATTGTGTTGATACCTTTGTTGAATCAATGTTGCTGGATAAAAGCTTCTTCATATGGCCCTAATGGGGTGGAGTTCAAGGCAGCTCTGGCTTTCCCAATTAACAGTCGTCTCTTAGCAACATATGCGTTCACACTCTCCTTTCACATGGTAAACATCCTCATATGTCAGTGAAGACAGTCTTGGACAGTCTGGCTTGTACAATATCTTATGTGGGAGATCGTTTGTATCTTTCAAGCAGAGTAATAATGATTGAAATAGTAGAACATTGCATTTTTTTCTTTGGCATGTAATGTTATATTACACTAAAATATCAATATGTCATGTTGTTTGGAAGAGAAACTGTTAACTGGGTGATTCCAATATATTATTTTTAAGTGGCAAACGAATAGCTGAGACAACCGTTTTCTTGCCACCCGGTGAAACGGTCCAAAACATGAACGctagttgtgttgtattgtggtgtgttgtgtcgtGTCGTGTGATAGAGAAATTCTAAATTACTCTAtgttttaattgccaaaaccaatttcacactcgtttctattcattaatgaggtgtaagttcattaattatgcatgaagtagatcgagaccagtcttaaaagccaggtaaagagcgtttaattccagagagtactgaatgcttacacacatttccacaggttataaactgaaaatgacgtcagcgttttccaaacgttccgtttcacaaacagagggcccctctaactttcaagcctccgcgttatcagcacgaagtcaaggccagtcagcataaatcaacattcccgaccatttggagatggcccgttcccaccacctggagatttgtacaactgaatgaactaaggaacagacctattattgttactaactcctgactacattatatacaattgggaaagggagcaagagggataactcacatgtaccgtacattatagcatttggactagtcagtttctgattggaatgtatacataattagtcatttcaaccatattttcctctatcacgTGTTATCCACTTCCCTCCATTTTCTCCACCAGAGACAGTCATGTAACGTGTTGTccagatagtgtgtgtgttcagattaGAATGTGTACCCggtatgtgtgtctctctatccTGTATAAGCATCTTCCTCTCCCTGAGTGAATCAGGCTGGATGAGTAAACGGGGGAACTCGGAAAAGTGGGGAAGACATGTTTTCTGCTTACTCAGGAGAGCCATCATCAGACTCCACCAACCAAACCACCATTCATACTCAGGATGACTATAGCATATTGTTAGCAGCAGTGTCACAAGTGGCTTTGTAAGTATCTGTAGGAGGGCTAACAAGGCTGGGAAGGGCTCAGTGTCTTCAGCTGTAGTTGAGTTGAGTTAGAAATGTGCCTGCTCAATGGCTTTTGCCCTGCGATTTCACCCCTGTTGATAGCACTTGAAAGACATATATCACTCCAGGTCACTCTAGGTCAGTCTAGGTCAGTCTAGGTCAGTCTAGGTCAAATACTGCACATATTGAACTCTCGTTGTCATCGGAACACTACGATGTATTGGGAAATGTCATGGAGTGCACCTTGGAATACTGCGTCACTGTTCACTGTTTTGTTAGTATGCCCAATCTGATGCTAAACAATGTTTACATGTAGACCAAATTAATCATACATTAATCATCTACCTAAGATTTTAAGTATGTATGTGGGACATGGTAACAAACAAACTAGGGTTCTTATTACTGTGTTACTATAACTAGTGTTTACCTATAAATATTATATGTTACACGGATCCTTCAGAATGCAGAAGTAATAACACAGTAAAGTGTTCAAGGGGGGGGGTGGGCCTCAAGACTAGCAGGTCCCACTAACTCAACCCATCTGTTAGTCAAACAACTTGGTTGTTGTCATGTTAATGGAATAGCTGGTATGACGGTTAGTGCCCAGACAAGTGCAGAGGGTGGCATAGGCCAGGGTATCCATGGGAATGGCTTTCTAGCTCCACACATGTTATCAGGATTTATGGTAACGCCTATTCAGGCACACAGTAGGCCTTGACCCATTGATTACGGTCCCGCTCTCTCACTGTGCAGCCAGCCAGTGGGGCTAAAGGATAGGAGAGGAACACCCATGGGTCATAAGCAGATAcattctaatgttgacatgctcAAATACACAGCCACATGCATGTTGGTGGACACACAGACATCCACATAATCACTAAGTAACAACTGTGAGACAGTGGAagtggagaggacagaggaagggttgtaaatgttgagaaatacactaccgttcaaaagtttggggtcacttagaaatgtccttgattcttaaagaagagctattttttgtccatttaaataatatcaaattgatcacaaatacagtgtagacattgataatgttgacaatgactattgtagctggaaacagctgatttttattggaatatctacataggtgtacagggACCAATGatcagcaaacatcactcctgtgttctaatggaacgttgtgttagctaatccaagtttagaattttaaaaggctaattgatcattagaaaacccttttgcaattacgttagcacagctgagaactgttgtcctgattaaagaagcaataaaactggccttctttagactagttgagtatctggagcatcagcatttgtgggttcgattacaggctcaaaatggccagaaacaaagaactttcttctgaaactcatcagtctattcttgttctgagaaatgaaggctattccatgcaagaaattgccaagaaactgaagatctcatacaacgctctccactactctcttcacagaacagagtaaactagctctaaccagaatagaaagaggagtgggaggctctggtgcacaactgagcaagatgacaagtatattagagtgtctagtttgagaaacacacacctcacaagtcctcaacttgcAGCTTCATAAAATAGtatctgcaaaacaccagtctcaacgtcaacagtgaagaggcgactctgggatgctggccttctaggcagacttgcaaagaaaaagccatatctcagactggccaataaaaataaaagcttaaattGGGCAAAAGGACGCAGACACTGGAAGattggaagaaaaaaaatatgGACAGaagaatctaagtttgaggtgttcggatcagaAAGAAGAACAatcgtgagacgcagaaaaaaatgacaagatgctggaggagtgcttgacgccatctgtcaagcatggtggaggcaatgtgatggtctgagggtgctttggtggtggtaaagtgggagatttgtacagggtaaaagggatcttgaaggaggaaggctatcactttattttgcaatgccatgtcataccctgtggacggtgtTTAATTgaagccaatttcctcctacaacaggcaatgatccaaagcacagctccaaactatgcaagaactatttagagaagaagcagtcagctggtattctgtctataatggagtggccagcacagtcaccggatctcattTTGAACGTTTGAACGCTACGTTTGAACGCTATCTATACCACTAATACACCTGTTGCTCAAGTGAGGAAAAAGCACAGAATCCTATTCCTCATGGCTAAAGACCAGAGATGATCACATTGGGAAATATCACACGTCATAGACAATAGTGGAGTTGTTGTACAGAGAGCCGATGACAGCACAGTAAGGGGTATTTCACATTGACCAACACTGCCATATATACCAAATGCTTATATGAAATATGAGGACATGAAATACACAAAGATTTGTTTTATTAAAAAGAAGAATACAATACCATTGTATGTACAAGTAAAAACAATACGTTACACAGAAACTGTTGCGTTGTATGTCGGGCAAGACAAATATTCTAATATACTAGGGTTCGAGAAAGCTTTTTAGTAAAGTAAGGCAACAATTAGCTTGAAGGTTTGACTTTTGAGTGAACCATTGCTAGCAGTTTAAATCAATGTGTTGTTGGATAGTCGGCATGTCTATTTATACCATATTGAGATCAATGAATGTCTAGTCTGTTTAAACCTGGTGTGGTGTATAGTGACAAAGAAGCAAGACATAATGAACACTGTGGCAGATGATTTCATTCTGGTATTATGGAAAATTGCATTAAACTGAGAATAAATGTGATAATAAATGTGAATAAGTGCTGAGCTGCAAAGACAGCAATCTTAAAATTGAGTTGTCATGATGCTGTCTGTTTCCAgtattagggctgttttcctaaagcaTTTAGAACATGTTTACTTTTTCTTACCACGATACTTCTGAATGTTGCGATACTGGTATTGTGACAAACCAAATCTCAAAGTGTGGTTAAAAAAATAAGACATGAATGCTTCAGCAATCAGTGATGCCATGTAGTCTTCATCTAGTGCTAGCACAGAAATTCTGACCTGGAACTGTCACTCCTGTATGTCATTTGTGAGTCAATGCTGGACCTGGAGAAGAGGAGCATCCTCTCTTGGGACTCCTCGGTCTGCCTGTGGGCCCACAATTCACTGGGATTAGCGTTCAAGGTCCTCTGCTTCATCGACAGCGTCTCGAACTTCAAATACGTGTCTTTAGACAGCTCGTCGTCCAAACCTGGCACACTGCCCTGGCAGTAGAGTGAGAGGATCTTGTAGACCAGCAAACCGATGACAGGTAAAGCCACGGTGCAGGCAATGCCGCTGATGAGCATCAGCAGCTGGTTCTCGGCATCGTCCTCAACAATGTCCAGGGTGAAGAAGTTGATGCAGGGGTCTATCCCCGCCGCACTTCCCTTGGCAACCAGACAAACCTGGTACCTCATTCCAGAAGTTAAGCCTTCGAGAAGGACCTTGCCACTCCCGGCATCAGTATCCATTGTCCGTTTGGAGTCGTCCTCATCGTCGTAAGTAGAGTACACAACGGTGAGAGGGGCATCGCTCTGCAAACCGTCTGCCGTCCAGAGTAGAACCGCGCTGTCCGCCGTTTCCTCCACGATCTCGAGATCTTGGACGGACTTGGAAGCGTCCTTCTTTTTGCTCTGATCCGCCGCCAGCATCCTGTCGCTGCCTTGCTGGATCTTGGATGGTTTGGGTGGGGCTTTCTGCTGCACATTGCTGGGCATGAGTTTCTTCTTGGTGGGAACGGGTGGCAGTGTGGTCGTGGCTGGGGTGGTAGTGGTAATCAGGGTGCTAGGGGAGTTGGAGAAGTCAGTTGCCGGAGCAGAGGATGTTGTGGATGGGCTACTCCCTCCAGTCTCTCCATTGGACCTCTGTGGGGGCATGGTTGAAGCGACATAACCTGCCACAGACAGGCTGATGGCAGCCTCTGCATTACCGGCGAAGTTCTTAGCCTTGCAGCTGTACTCCCCGTTGTCTTTGTACGAGATCCCATTTAGGCTGATGATTGACCATCGGACACCTTCTCCCGGAGACTCCTGGACAACTGTAGGTAGATCATGAAAATGCCAAGACTTAGTAATCGCCAAGATGTAGACATTCTTTAAATGAAACACAAAGATCAACTGTGGAGTAAAAGCAAATCCTATCAAATCAATTTCAAAATAATCTAAAACTATTTTTGATAACCATGTTGAATAAGACACTATATTCcttttcttaaaataaaatgtctCACTGTTGATAcctgtgttgttgacaggtgagCCATCTGAAGTGGTCCAGATTAGGGTAGGTGTGGGGTAACCCGTGGCATCACAGCGCAGAAGCACATTGCTGCCCAACGAGGCTGTAATCTTGGTGGCTGACATCATGACAGACGGCTTGAGACATTGGTCCAGCTCCGCCCTTTGGAACATAACCCCGGCCAGGTTCTCAGGCCCACTGCAAGACAGGAACTGATCCATTAGTACCACTGATGTGTCAGACATTTTGGAGAGCTCGATCAGCTTGGAGATCCTGCAGTCGCAGATCCACGGGTTGTCCTGAAGACCTGGAGGGGACAAGAGAGGAAATGTTTGTGATAGTTATGCTAAATAAAATGTACATGAATATTTGTAAAAAGGTTAGGAACATGCAGTGCTTCAGAGATGAGGAACATGCTATCAATTATCAATGCTAATAGTAATGTGGCTGCGAATGTAAACAAACTCAAAGAGTGGATTCCAGTCTCTCCTAGCTGATACACAAATTATACAAATGGTAGCACTTTATTACAACTCCATGTAACAAATAATTTATAATTGATTGGTAAAAAGTTTATTCATAATTTACTAATCATTACTCCATTCATAAGATGTTTAATATTGTCCCATATAAACAATCATTAGTTAAGGATTTTCGCATGGCAAAAAAAAGGATGTCTGTTTTTCCCTATAGTTGCACACGcatcggttttgttgctaaacaaccaatgGCATGTCTGTCTTTTTGTGAGAAATTCCACTGGTCACTCAAAAAATGTATAAAGTATTTATAAAGTATAAATAGAACACACATTAGGCCACGCAAAAGACTGCTAAATGGTTAATACATGGTTTATAAGGACCtatatttaacatgtcattaattATCTTATGAATCATTATTAAACACTTTGATAGTTGTTTGTAAATGTGTGAATAACTAGGTTACTGACGTTGACATGTGGGAGTAAAGATGAAtaaacagtggtgtaaagtacttcaatacaaatactttaaagtactacttaagtagtattagggtatctgtacttgactttactatttatattttttgacaacttttacttttactccactacattcctaaagacgtAATGTACTTATTACTcccatacattttctctgacacccaaaagtactcgctaCATTTCAAATTCTCAGGCAAACagaaaaatggtccaattcatgcaccTCTCAATATAATgcgttgtcatccctactgcctctgatctggcagactcactaaatgcAAATACTGcatttgtaaattatatctgagtgttggagtgtgcccctggctgtccgtaaataaaaaaataaaaaaataaaatcctgccatctggtttgcttaatataagaaatttgatgtatagcatttacttgagtacatttaaaaccagattCTATTTGATATTTACTCAAGTATTATTTTACcttgtgactttcacttttacttgagtcattttctaataaggtatctttacttttatgcTATGAATTCCATGTTCATCTATTTTCCCGCCAAAACACACATGAAACATACACCGTTAATTTTCTGTACAGCTAGCATGTGTAACTTAGTGTTTTCATTCAGTggtgagtggcgcagcggtctaagccactgcatcccagtgctagaggtgtcagtacagacaccctggtttgaatccaggctgtatcacaaccggccgtgattgggagtcccagcatcgtccgggtttggccggtgtaggccatcattgcaaataagacttaactgacttgcctagtttaaaaaaaaatctaggtATGAATACGTTACAACTGAGCCATCCTTCTATTACCCTAATAATGGGATTTCCCAGACCGAGGGTCAGGCGTGTCAAATTTGGAGTCATATCATCTCTTACAAATGACATTAAGTTACTAGCATGTTACATGTGTGGGAAAGGAGGGTAGAGACGCTttcccagaacacacacacagacacaaaagcAAACGGAAACACAGctactgtacaaacacacactcaaacacatatacaatcgctctctctctctcgctctctctctctctctctctctcactcactcactcactcactcactcactcactcactcactcactcactcactcactcactcactcactcactcactcacactcactcacacacacacacacacacacacacacacacacacacacacacacacacacacacacacacacacacacgcatgtggaAGTGCATGTGTATTGTGGAAACCCCTTATGCTTAACCAGATTAGTTGTACTTAACTGGGGACAACCCAAACGCAAACTCTAAACCTGGTGTTGACTTTCTTCCCAGAATACAAAAGTGTtgtacaaaaggagcaatttgtaGTTGTTACATTTTTGCACTTCTGAATGAACGATGTACAGTataccattgattcttgaagaattgtACTCATAAATACtacatgagcttagttcaattgTCTTACCCCATAAAAACCCAAAATATAAACTTTTTTTGCTCAATTGTTTGTAAACACTTTAAttttaaacaaacactgtattgcctcaacatggttaaaactatattgTGTCCATGTGGGCTCTGCTATGTCCATTTGGGCTCTGCTATGTCCATGTGGGCTCTGCTATGTCCATGTGGGCTCTGCTATGTCCATGTGGGCTCTGCTATGTCCATTTGGGCTCTGCTATGTCCATGTGGGCTCTGCTATGTCCATGTGGGCTCTGCTATGTCCATGTGGGCTCTGCTATGTCCATGTGTGCTCTGCTATGTCCATGTGGGCTCTGCTATGTCCATGCGGGCTCTGCTATGTCCATGTGGGCTCTGCTATGTCCATGCGGGCTCTGCTATGTCCATGTGGGCTCTGCTATGTCCATGTGGGCTCTGCTATGTCCATGTGGGCTCTGCTATGTCCATGTGGGCTCTGCTATGTCCATGTGGGCTCTGCTATGTCCATTTGGGCTCTGCTATGTCCATGTGGGCTCTGCTATGTCCATGTGGGCTCTGCTATGTCCATGTGGGCTCTGCTATGTCCATGTGGGCTCTGCTATGTCCATGTGGGCTCTGCTATGTCCATTTGGGCTCTGCTATGTCCATGTGGGCTCTGCTATGTCCATGTGGGCTCTGCTATGTCCATGAGGGCTCTGCTATGTCCATGTGGGCTCTGCTATGTCCATGTGGGCTCTGCTATGTCCATGTGGGCTCTGCTATGGCAGTAAAACCTCTCGTTCTCTCAAACAGAGAATTAGTGAACATACAAGTTAAATCAGGAGAAACGACAGGGATTATCCAGTCGCAGTGCATTTCAATGACCTGAAGCATGACATTTCTACCTTTAGATTTTGTGGCATAGAGAAAGTTAAGAtatcagacaggggaggagaTGTTAAAATAATACTCTGAGTAAAAGAGAATGTTTTTGGATTTTCACACTCCAGACATTATTTCCTAAAGGACTTAATGATGAAATGCCTATGTATGTTATGTTTTGAATTTGAACATGAATTATGTGCCTATTTAAGATGACTCTGTTGTTCGTACGATGTACCCAGTGACTAATGAAAACTTGCTatgtcctcattgtggttttACAGACGTGTTTCATATGTCTTATTTATACACTTTTgtaatatttatgaaatgcattTTGTTATATTTGGTAGCTCTTATTTGTTTTTCCTTCGCCTCCAACCCTCTTCGATGTgtggaacggatgtgggtggggcTCGGTCTACATAATGGTGCAAATTTTTAAAAAATCCAAAAAGCTCTGACGatggccgtgaggccgatacgtatacttattaaagatcagtgatactatcaagagcagtgtgcggtttcctttttcccTTTTCCTAAAACTATATTGTgacatcatggatggtcagtcattccatccatagctctgtctatgaatttgagagtgttgacatttctccagccccattccTCAGCTTTTACCAAAACCGTGGCGGGGTgtacactttgttattgtttgaactggcagattgaatgctgattggctgacagaacatccagtttataatagcaaaaaggcaccttgggggtttgtgatgtatggccaatataccacggctaagggctgtatccataACAACAGCcgatagccgtggtatattggccatataccacaccccctcatgcCTTTTAGTTTAATTCTATCATGTGATGGTACGGGAAGAGTCTATATTCTGTACATGGGATGTTATGTGTCTTCCTTTGGGATAGACTGATCTTGTTTCTCCTTCCAGTATGCCAGTGAATAGAACAAGCTTTTTCAGCATGGATAAGCTAGCTGGTCCTTAACATCCCATGAACATTATCTCACTCCTCAAGCTAGTTCtcagacagagtgaaagagagtaTTTTCTTAAAGATGGAC is a window encoding:
- the LOC115131178 gene encoding leucine-rich repeat, immunoglobulin-like domain and transmembrane domain-containing protein 3, whose translation is MHLLLYAHVFLCCFSVAHSFCPSQCTCVYHGRSDGTGTRSVLCDDPDMSDIPVNVPVDTVKLRVEKTGVRRIPTEAFYYLNDLRYLWITYNSISSVDAAAFYNLKVLHELRLDGNLISTFPWESLKEMPSLRTLDLHNNRLTSVAMEAIPYLVNITYLDISSNKLTTLSSDLVDIWPPFNGMPVSSSLSQKVVLGLQDNPWICDCRISKLIELSKMSDTSVVLMDQFLSCSGPENLAGVMFQRAELDQCLKPSVMMSATKITASLGSNVLLRCDATGYPTPTLIWTTSDGSPVNNTVVQESPGEGVRWSIISLNGISYKDNGEYSCKAKNFAGNAEAAISLSVAGYVASTMPPQRSNGETGGSSPSTTSSAPATDFSNSPSTLITTTTPATTTLPPVPTKKKLMPSNVQQKAPPKPSKIQQGSDRMLAADQSKKKDASKSVQDLEIVEETADSAVLLWTADGLQSDAPLTVVYSTYDDEDDSKRTMDTDAGSGKVLLEGLTSGMRYQVCLVAKGSAAGIDPCINFFTLDIVEDDAENQLLMLISGIACTVALPVIGLLVYKILSLYCQGSVPGLDDELSKDTYLKFETLSMKQRTLNANPSELWAHRQTEESQERMLLFSRSSIDSQMTYRSDSSRSEFLC